One bacterium genomic window carries:
- the murJ gene encoding murein biosynthesis integral membrane protein MurJ, whose amino-acid sequence MLNGLLNRETNSIGTGGIIFAFSALLSRFLGLVRDRLLANQFGAGETLDIYYASFQIPDFFYNLFILGTLSIAFIPVFTGYIQNGERQKFSQESLEFANTILNVVFIFMGAGCLILIIFAPFILRLIVPGFSGEKYAETVMMTRIMLFSPFFFSISSVFGSMLTSFRRFIVISLAPMLYNLGIIFGVVFLAPVLDIKGLAGGVVMGAFSHLMVQFIATKYLGYRYQKIIDINNEGIKKFTRLFVPRIISMDLSQVSVLVANIFGSVLSGGSIAVFNLANNIQSLPLGLFSISLTSAAFPHLSEAAAGKNFMKFRENLFKTGRKIIFFMVFSSVILFIFSQPIVRLLLSTGKFSGKETAITSAVLSCFCLSLFPQGLIPLFLRGFYSLQDTVTPLVINIISIIVDISASFFFIMLLGSANRVNKFIFGFFGIVETTDIRVLGLALGFSLASWINLFLVYFLIHFRIKKIDA is encoded by the coding sequence ATGCTTAACGGATTATTAAACCGGGAAACTAACTCAATCGGGACAGGCGGTATAATTTTTGCTTTTTCCGCTCTTTTAAGCCGGTTTCTGGGGTTGGTCCGCGACCGTCTTTTAGCCAATCAATTTGGGGCAGGTGAAACGCTGGATATTTACTATGCCTCATTTCAAATACCCGATTTTTTTTATAATCTTTTTATTCTTGGGACACTGTCTATTGCCTTTATTCCGGTTTTTACCGGTTATATTCAAAACGGGGAAAGGCAGAAATTCAGCCAAGAAAGCCTGGAATTCGCCAATACAATATTAAATGTTGTATTTATTTTTATGGGCGCGGGATGCCTGATACTTATAATCTTTGCGCCTTTTATTTTGCGTTTAATCGTGCCGGGTTTTTCAGGAGAAAAATACGCTGAAACGGTAATGATGACGCGTATTATGCTTTTTTCACCGTTTTTTTTCAGTATCAGCAGTGTGTTCGGGAGCATGCTTACAAGTTTCAGGAGATTTATCGTTATTTCGCTTGCCCCCATGCTTTATAATTTGGGCATAATATTCGGGGTGGTATTTTTAGCACCTGTTCTGGATATCAAAGGGCTTGCTGGGGGGGTGGTCATGGGAGCCTTTTCTCATTTGATGGTCCAGTTCATTGCAACAAAATATCTTGGTTACCGCTATCAAAAAATAATTGATATTAATAATGAAGGCATAAAAAAATTTACCAGGCTTTTTGTCCCGCGGATTATCTCAATGGACCTTTCCCAGGTTAGTGTCCTGGTTGCAAATATTTTCGGGTCTGTTTTAAGCGGAGGAAGTATTGCCGTTTTTAACCTGGCGAATAATATACAAAGCCTTCCTCTGGGGCTTTTCAGCATCTCTTTAACATCGGCCGCGTTTCCCCATCTTTCAGAAGCAGCGGCTGGAAAGAATTTCATGAAGTTCAGGGAAAATCTTTTTAAAACGGGCCGTAAGATTATATTTTTTATGGTTTTTTCAAGCGTAATTCTTTTTATTTTCAGCCAGCCGATTGTCCGATTGCTTCTTTCCACCGGGAAATTTTCTGGTAAAGAAACGGCAATAACTTCTGCTGTCTTGTCCTGTTTTTGCTTAAGCCTTTTTCCCCAGGGCCTTATCCCGCTTTTCCTGAGGGGATTTTATTCCCTGCAGGATACGGTCACACCGCTTGTTATTAATATTATCAGTATCATTGTTGATATATCGGCAAGTTTTTTCTTTATAATGCTGCTGGGTTCGGCAAACCGCGTAAATAAATTTATTTTTGGTTTTTTTGGTATTGTGGAGACAACTGACATCCGTGTTTTAGGGCTGGCGTTAGGTTTTTCGCTTGCAAGCTGGATAAATCTTTTTCTGGTTTATTTCTTGATACATTTTCGTATAAAAAAAATAGATGCATAA
- the lepA gene encoding translation elongation factor 4 — MSKKIRNFSIVAHIDHGKSTLADRLLECTETIQSRKMMEQVLDKMDLERERGITIKAHTCRLIYKDKSGDVYRLNLIDTPGHVDFSYEVSRSLAACEGVVLVVDAAQGVEAQTIANYYLARENKLRIIPIINKIDLPNADIPRTKNQVVHLTGCEEKDIIEVSAKKGVGIEELLQAIINKIPAPKGEEGSPLSALIFDSFFDTYRGVVIYVRLFQGRVAPGMKIKFMSNNKVFEVLDVGVFNPEMSKEKELSCGEVGYIVAGIKQVKDVSLGDTVTDAQNPVNIPLPGYKKMQPMVFCGLYSVEANEHNLLREALEKLSLNDSSFVYEPEVSQALGIGFRCGFLGMLHMEIVQERLEREYNLNLIISTPNVVYQVMKRNCEIQLIENPSEFPPPSEIEIVEEPYIRAMIMIPAEYTGQVMTLCQERRGKYLEVQYLDKTQAILRYELPLSSVIVDFYDKLKSMTRGYGSFDYELIGYRPDDLVKVDILINHEKVEALSFIAHKDEAFYRGRDLAGRLREIIPRQQFEVAIQAAIASRVIARETIKPYRKDVTGYLYGGDVTRKRKLLEKQKKGKKRMKMLGRVEIPQEAFMAVLKRE; from the coding sequence ATGTCAAAAAAAATTCGTAATTTTTCAATTGTCGCGCATATTGACCACGGTAAATCCACATTGGCCGACCGCCTGCTGGAATGTACTGAGACTATCCAGAGCAGAAAGATGATGGAGCAGGTCCTTGATAAAATGGACCTTGAGCGGGAGCGTGGGATTACAATAAAGGCCCATACCTGCCGGCTCATTTATAAAGATAAGTCAGGGGATGTTTATCGTTTGAATTTGATTGATACTCCCGGCCACGTGGATTTCAGCTATGAAGTGTCCCGCAGTCTTGCCGCCTGTGAGGGGGTCGTCCTTGTAGTGGATGCCGCACAGGGAGTTGAGGCGCAGACAATCGCCAATTATTATCTCGCAAGAGAAAATAAACTGCGGATAATTCCGATAATCAATAAGATAGATCTTCCAAACGCCGATATACCAAGGACAAAAAACCAGGTTGTTCACCTTACAGGGTGTGAGGAAAAAGATATTATAGAAGTCAGCGCCAAGAAGGGTGTTGGAATCGAGGAACTTTTGCAGGCCATTATTAATAAAATCCCGGCCCCGAAAGGCGAGGAAGGTTCTCCTTTATCAGCGCTTATTTTTGATTCTTTTTTTGATACATACAGAGGAGTGGTTATTTACGTCAGGCTTTTCCAGGGCAGGGTGGCCCCCGGTATGAAAATAAAATTCATGTCTAATAATAAAGTTTTTGAAGTGCTGGATGTCGGTGTGTTTAATCCTGAAATGTCAAAAGAAAAAGAACTGTCCTGCGGCGAAGTAGGATATATTGTCGCAGGGATCAAGCAGGTCAAAGACGTTTCACTCGGGGACACGGTAACGGACGCGCAAAATCCTGTTAACATCCCGTTGCCGGGATATAAAAAAATGCAGCCCATGGTTTTCTGCGGTTTATATTCTGTAGAGGCAAATGAACACAATTTATTAAGGGAGGCGCTGGAAAAATTAAGTTTAAATGATTCATCTTTTGTTTATGAACCGGAAGTTTCCCAGGCGCTTGGTATAGGTTTCAGGTGCGGGTTTTTGGGAATGCTTCACATGGAAATAGTCCAGGAACGGCTGGAAAGGGAGTATAATCTTAATTTAATAATCAGCACGCCAAATGTAGTATACCAGGTCATGAAAAGAAATTGCGAAATACAGCTCATTGAAAATCCGTCGGAATTCCCGCCGCCAAGCGAAATTGAAATTGTTGAAGAACCTTATATCAGGGCCATGATAATGATCCCGGCTGAATATACGGGGCAGGTGATGACGCTTTGCCAGGAACGGCGCGGGAAATATCTGGAAGTCCAGTACCTCGATAAGACCCAGGCGATACTCCGGTATGAATTGCCTTTATCTTCGGTAATTGTTGATTTTTATGATAAATTGAAATCTATGACAAGGGGATATGGTTCTTTTGATTATGAATTAATAGGTTACCGTCCGGATGACCTTGTAAAAGTGGATATCCTGATCAATCATGAAAAGGTGGAGGCGCTTTCCTTTATTGCTCACAAGGACGAGGCATTTTACCGCGGCAGGGATTTAGCGGGCAGGCTCAGGGAAATTATACCCCGCCAGCAATTCGAGGTGGCCATCCAGGCGGCAATAGCTTCCCGCGTTATTGCCAGGGAAACTATAAAACCATATCGAAAAGATGTTACCGGTTATCTTTACGGGGGAGACGTGACACGCAAGAGGAAACTTCTGGAAAAACAAAAAAAAGGCAAAAAACGGATGAAAATGCTTGGCCGTGTGGAGATACCGCAGGAGGCATTCATGGCGGTATTGAAAAGGGAATAG
- a CDS encoding response regulator encodes MYNILIVDDDSAIHFVYKELFGKIKEYNLILTKNGLEAMDKMASNKIDLIITDIKMPGMHGIELIQQVRKIDQNMPIIVCTAFQYMKNDYELVNANLAAYVTKPFKNDQFKELVRNILSRKIL; translated from the coding sequence ATGTATAACATCTTAATTGTAGACGACGATTCCGCCATACACTTTGTGTATAAGGAACTTTTCGGGAAAATCAAAGAATATAATCTGATTTTAACCAAAAACGGCCTGGAGGCCATGGATAAAATGGCATCCAATAAAATTGACCTTATAATTACCGATATTAAAATGCCGGGGATGCACGGGATCGAACTTATCCAGCAGGTAAGAAAAATTGACCAGAATATGCCTATTATCGTGTGTACCGCTTTTCAATACATGAAGAATGATTACGAACTTGTAAATGCCAATCTTGCCGCGTATGTCACCAAACCATTTAAAAACGACCAATTCAAAGAACTTGTCCGGAATATTTTGAGCAGAAAAATATTATAA
- a CDS encoding metallophosphoesterase, with amino-acid sequence MHKFGFLSFFSIFSLVYFGGHYYVYTRLVNGICLATAARYSIFAFFFLSSMSFYLTRIFAHSVVAQNFHMAAYFGNVWVGIVSISVAIFFIRDILMIFFRGDNFLYYSAIFSIVAAGLLSLYSFYNVHRGPVVREIKIKTEKLPGGINSFSIVQLSDLHLDFLSSREWVEKIVEQTNALNPDIIVVTGDLIERGIDHRDDFAVKFRKLSSRFGVFAILGNHEYYVGVNTFFRFAGQSNMRILRNEKITISGFLELIGLDDKTGKIPGEFISGIENVFKTADDKKLVVVLGHRPDFYKYISKFGIDFYLSGHTHAGQIPPMDLIVKLYYKHPYGFYPEVNPKNGKKSFIYTTSGTGTWAPPLRLFSKSEIVKIVFEK; translated from the coding sequence ATGCATAAATTTGGTTTTTTATCTTTTTTTTCAATATTTTCTTTGGTCTACTTTGGCGGCCATTATTATGTCTATACCCGCCTTGTTAACGGAATATGCCTTGCAACAGCCGCAAGATACTCTATCTTCGCATTTTTTTTCTTATCGTCAATGTCTTTTTACCTGACAAGAATTTTTGCCCATAGTGTTGTAGCACAAAATTTTCACATGGCGGCATATTTTGGAAACGTCTGGGTCGGGATTGTGTCAATATCTGTCGCAATATTTTTTATAAGAGATATTCTTATGATATTTTTCAGGGGAGATAATTTTTTGTATTATTCTGCGATTTTTTCTATTGTAGCCGCGGGATTATTGAGCTTGTATTCTTTTTATAACGTTCACCGCGGCCCAGTAGTGAGAGAAATAAAAATAAAAACGGAAAAGCTCCCCGGTGGTATAAATAGTTTTTCAATCGTCCAGCTTTCAGACCTGCACCTGGATTTTTTGTCATCCCGTGAATGGGTGGAGAAAATAGTCGAGCAAACCAACGCGTTAAACCCGGATATTATTGTTGTTACAGGCGATCTGATTGAGCGGGGAATAGATCACCGGGATGATTTTGCCGTCAAGTTCAGGAAATTATCTTCACGTTTTGGTGTTTTTGCAATTTTGGGGAACCATGAGTATTATGTGGGCGTTAACACCTTTTTCAGGTTCGCGGGGCAGTCAAATATGAGAATTCTCAGGAATGAGAAAATCACTATTTCCGGTTTTTTGGAATTGATAGGGCTTGACGACAAAACAGGCAAGATACCCGGGGAATTTATTTCGGGGATAGAAAATGTTTTTAAAACAGCCGATGACAAAAAATTAGTTGTTGTTTTGGGCCACAGGCCGGATTTTTATAAATATATTTCAAAATTTGGAATTGATTTTTATCTTTCCGGGCATACGCATGCGGGGCAAATCCCTCCAATGGATTTAATTGTTAAGTTGTATTACAAGCATCCATACGGGTTTTATCCGGAAGTTAACCCCAAAAACGGGAAAAAATCTTTTATTTACACTACCTCAGGGACAGGGACATGGGCGCCTCCCTTAAGGCTTTTTTCAAAGTCTGAAATCGTTAAAATTGTTTTTGAAAAATAG